The following proteins are encoded in a genomic region of Enoplosus armatus isolate fEnoArm2 chromosome 11, fEnoArm2.hap1, whole genome shotgun sequence:
- the LOC139292112 gene encoding kelch-like protein 9, translated as MGGNGDDSGPGRLSRTLSRLGSRYQSRDPPRPPAQPERPPAPPVQQDDRPPPGPAPAVAPAPAPAPAPAPAPAPVPPPTEMPPKRPAKATKPKLPPRPLSKVFSSTEHGAAVLQGFDTFRADETLCDVVLVPGDSKETFPVHRVIMASSSDYFKAMFTGGMREREMREIKLHGVTKLGLKNIIEFIYTSKVTLDMRNLQDTLEAANFLQVMPVLSFCNQLLSSEITIDNCVEVEHIATDLLLEDVQQNIGEFVSQNLSALVECGRYLQLSVTSMANALSSNSLEGFSELKLYHIARGWLNHDHPNRWSSVYALMRHIRFPLMSPSELIQISQDDEEGEDSMMRSETACVNLLLEASNYQMMPFMQPALQTDRTQIRSDATHILALGGVMRQQLVVSRELRLYDEQTGHWRALKPMDVPRYQHGVALLGGFLFIVGGQSTYDTKGKTAIDSAYRYDPRFDNWLQIASLNEKRTFFHLSALKGKLFAVGGRNASGEIDTVECYNLKKNEWTFVANMVEPHYGHAGTVHRDLMYISGGITRDTFQKELWCYNPVADTWSRRADMMELRGLHCMCTVGDRLYVMGGNHFRGSSDYDDVLGCEYYSPETDQWTVVAPMPRGQSDVGVTVFNGQIYVVGGYSWNSRCMVDIVQRYDPEQDAWDRVFNVLEPLGGIRACTMTVHLPEGSVDEAQIQECPLPTAKS; from the exons ATGGG GGGAAATGGAGATGACAGCGGCCCAGGGAGGCTGAGCCGCACACTGTCTCGTCTGGGCAGCAGGTATCAGTCCAGGGATCCTCCGAGACCTCCAGCTCAACCAGAAAGACCTCCTGCTCCGCCTGTTcagcaag ATGACAGACCTCCACCAGGTCCAGCTCCTGCTgttgctcctgctcctgctcctgctccagctccagctccagctccggcTCCTGTCCCCCCACCCACAGAAATGCCACCTAAACGCCCCGCCAAAGCCACAAAGCCCAAACTTCCCCCTCGGCCGCTGTCCAAGGTGTTCAGTAGCACTGAACATGGAGCAGCTGTGTTGCAG GGCTTTGATACTTTTCGGGcagatgagactctctgtgatGTCGTCTTGGTTCCTGGGGACAGCAAGGAAACTTTCCCAGTCCACAGGGTCATCATGGCTTCATCCAGTGACTATTTCAAGGCAATGTTCACAG GAGGCATGAGGGAGCGGGAGATGAGAGAGATCAAGCTGCATGGGGTCACTAAGTTGGGTTTAAAGAACATCATAGAattcatttacacatccaaAGTCACCCTCGACATGCGTAATCTCCAGGACACACTGGAGGCtgcaaacttcctgcaggtcaTGCCTGTCCTGAGCTTCTGTAATCAGCTTCTGAGCAgtgag ATCACTATTGATAACTGTGTGGAGGTCGAGCACATCGCCACAGACTTACTTCTGGAGGACGTTCAGCAAAATATAG GTGAGTTTGTGAGCCAGAACCTCTCAGCGTTGGTGGAGTGTGGTCGCtacctgcagctctctgtaACCAGCATGGCCAACGCTCTGTCCAGCAACTCCCTGGAGGGTTTCTCTGAGTTGAAGCTCTACCACATCGCCAGAGGATGGCTGAACCACGACCACCCCAATCGCTGGTCCTCTGTCTACGCCTTGATGCGCCATATTCGCTTCCCACTGATGAGCCCCAGTGAGCTGATTCAAATCTCCCAGGAtgatgaagagggagaagacTCCATGATGCGCTCGGAGACGGCCTGTGTGAACCTCCTGCTGGAGGCCAGCAACTACCAGATGATGCCTTTCATGCAGCCAGCTCTGCAAACTGACCGGACACAAATACGCTCAGACGCCACCCACATTCTGGCGCTGGGCGGTGTGATGCGACAGCAGCTGGTGGTGAGCCGGGAGCTGAGGCTGTACGATGAACAGACCGGCCATTGGAGGGCCCTGAAGCCCATGGATGTGCCACGTTACCAGCATGGTGTCGCTCTTCTTGGCGGCTTTCTCTTTATTGTTGGAG GCCAGAGTACTTATGACACCAAGGGTAAGACGGCCATAGACAGCGCCTACCGCTACGACCCGCGCTTCGACAACTGGCTTCAGATCGCTTCACTCAACGAGAAGAGGACTTTCTTCCACCTGAGCGCTCTGAAGGGGAAACTGTTTGCCGTCGGAGGAAGGAATGCCTCAGGAGAGATCG ACACGGTGGAGTGCTACAACCTGAAGAAAAATGAGTGGACATTTGTGGCCAACATGGTGGAGCCTCACTATGGGCATGCTGGAACAGTACACCGGGACCTCATGTACATCTCAG GTGGCATCACCCGTGATACGTTCCAGAAGGAGCTTTGGTGTTACAATCCAGTCGCTGACACATGGAGTCGACGAGCCGACATGATGGAGCTCCGCGGCTTGCACTGCATGTGCACCGTGGGAGACAGACTCTACGTCATGGGCGGGAACCACTTCCGAGGCAGCAGCGACTACGACGACGTCCTGGGCTGCGAGTACTACAGCCCGGAGACAGACCAATGGACGGTGGTGGCACCAATGCCACGGGGCCAGAGCGACGTTGGCGTGACAGTGTTTAACGGGCAGATCTACGTGGTGGGAGGGTATTCCTGGAACAGCAGATGCATGGTTGACATTGTGCAGCGGTATGATCCAGAGCAGGACGCGTGGGACAGGGTGTTCAACGTGCTGGAGCCTCTGGGGGGGATTCGTGCCTGTACCATGACAGTTCATCTGCCGGAGGGGTCGGTGGATGAGGCTCAGATACAGGAGTGTCCACTGCCCACGGCTAAAAGCTGA
- the hsd3b1 gene encoding hydroxy-delta-5-steroid dehydrogenase, 3 beta- and steroid delta-isomerase 1, whose translation MPLSGEVCVVTGACGFLGNRLVRLLLEEEKMAEIRLLDKHVQPQLLQTLEGCRGDTKLSVFEGDIRDGDFLRKTCRGASIVFHIASIIDVIESVEYSEIYGVNVKGTQLLLEACIQENVVSFIYTSTIEVMGPNPKGDPIINGSEDIVYDCALKFSYSKTKREAEERTLQAHNEVLQNGGRLATCVLRPMYIYGEGCRFLLGHMGDGIRNGDVLFRMSQPEALVNPVYVGNVAVAHLQAARSLKDPQKRNAIGGKFYFVSDDTPPVSYSDFNHAVMSPLGFNIQEKLLVPLRLFYVIAFLMEMLCMMIRPFIRIVPPMNRQLVTMLNTPFSFSYQKAKTDLGYTPKYTWEEARKRTTEWLASQLPKERNRIKG comes from the exons ATGCCTCTGAGTGGTGAGGTTTGTGTGGTGACGGGAGCCTGTGGATTCCTGGGAAACAGGCTGgtgaggctgctgctggaggaggagaaaatggctGAGATTCGACTGCTGGACAAACACGTACAGCCCCAACTCTTACAGACTTTGGAGG GCTGTAGAGGCGACACCAAGTTGAGTGTTTTCGAGGGGGACATCAGAGACGGTGATTTCCTGAGAAAAACCTGTCGAGGTGCCTCAATCGTCTTCCACATCGCGTCCATCATTGACGTCATTGAATCGGTGGAATACAGTGAGATATATGGGGTCAATGTCAAAG GAACGCAGCTGCTTCTGGAGGCATGCATTCAAGAGAACGTGGTGTCCTTCATCTACACCAGCACCATCGAGGTGATGGGACCAAACCCCAAGGGTGACCCCATAATCAACGGCAGTGAGGACATAGTTTACGACTGCGCTCTGAAGTTTTCCTACAGCAAGACCAAAAGGGAGGCTGAGGAGAGAACCCTGCAGGCCCACAACGAGGTGCTCCAGAACGGAGGCCGGCTGGCCACCTGTGTCCTCAGACCTATGTACATCTATGGGGAGGGCTGCCGCTTCCTGCTGGGCCACATGGGAGACGGGATACGAAACGGGGACGTTCTGTTCCGTATGTCTCAACCAGAAGCCCTGGTGAATCCTGTCTATGTGGGCAACGTGGCCGTGGCCCACCTCCAGGCGGCCCGCAGCCTCAAAGAtccacaaaaaagaaatgctatCGGAGGAAAGTTTTACTTCGTTTCTGATGACACACCACCTGTGAGTTATTCAGACTTCAACCATGCCGTGATGTCCCCTCTGGGCTTCAACATTCAAGAGAAACTCCTGGTGCCACTCCGCCTCTTCTACGTGATCGCTTTCTTAATGGAGATGCTGTGCATGATGATCCGACCTTTCATACGCATTGTCCCGCCGATGAACCGGCAGCTCGTCACCATGTTGAACACGCCGTTCAGCTTCTCCTATCAGAAGGCCAAGACGGATCTGGGATACACCCCCAAATACACCTGGGAGGAAGCGCGCAAACGCACCACCGAGTGGCTCGCCTCACAGTTGCCAAAGGAGAGGAATAGAATTAAGGGCTAA